The Melospiza georgiana isolate bMelGeo1 chromosome 1, bMelGeo1.pri, whole genome shotgun sequence genome contains the following window.
gttgttCTGGTTCCCTCCTCCTGTCCAAAATGAAAGCATTCAGAATACTATGTGCATTTTTTTGAATatctgtattatttttaaaatattatattttataaatagttgacatttttcttcttagttGAACAATTTTTATTAGAAAGCCTCCAGTCCAAGCTTTCCAATTCATCTGTTAAAGAACAAAAACAGCGTCTGAAGAATCCAGTGGCAGAAGTGTCATTTGTGGGATGGACTTTCCTCTGTCCAAGCCTCCCAGGGCCTGCCAGCCCCAGCGCCTTTGGTGCAGCGGCACCAGCTTGGTCTCAGGCTCATAAGGGCCCTGGAGAGGTTCCCCCATCCCCACTCCCACAGTACCCCAGCATCCAGGGATCCCAGGTCCGCTTCAAACTCCTCACTCGTGCAGGGATGTGGTGAAAGCCGTGTTCAGCAAAACCCAGGCTTTACAAAGAAACTGCAGATTGGGAGGGACGGCCACTGCGCTCACAGAGAGGTGTTTTGGGAATTCCCCTACAGCAGCCTTCCTTGGTGCAGTGTTTaacatggagctgctgcctctcagctTCCAAATGCCATTCCACACCCTGACCCAGCAGGAGTGCCACCCTTGACGGCTGGGCTTGCGGTGTGCTCCCAGGACACACATTTTTGCAGAACTTGGCAGGTTCCTACAGAgactgcccagccctggactATGCCGGTGGGAGGCAGCCCCTTTGTACCTGAAGCAGCCATCTCACACACCTCCCTCAGCTGAAGTTCAACCCAAAAATGTCTTCCTGCCCCTATCACCCTTGATCCTTCTCaatgccacagccctgcagccagctggctctgcagaaTTCCACACTGAACGTGGTCACACATCACCCTCCCCCTGTGCCAAGGCTACCTCTGGCCTTGAGCAGCAGTGGGCTGGGTGGATCTATGCTGGCTGACCTTCATCCATGTGCTCTATAAATCATGATGCTGTTGCAGGAAGTCCCAGCATCCAAGTTCTTCACGTACAATACTGGTTCTTCTCTGCACCAACGCTGTCTAGCAGCTTTTCCTCCATTAACAAGTTGGGTTAACACTTGCACTTTTCACagcattaataaaataaaaagatcaGTCTAGACAGCTACCTTAAAATGAACTCATACTCCAAAATGCAGAGGATCAACAAAATGATCTGAGGGATGCAGGACCTCTTCTACAAGGCAAGGGTGAGAGAATTGTTCAGATTATAAGTCAAATTGACACCGACTCTGATAATACAATTAATCAGATCCTTCTCCAGAAATGCCCAAGCCTGATGGTTTTCAATGACACACACACTATCAGCTGTCCCATCCTTGGCTTACTTGGTGCAGCTCAATCCACGCCCCACCTGCTAGTCTCAGCATTCAAGGATGACAGGAACTGCTCTCACTCCCTCTTCATGGacaagcaaataaaataaaatgatacCTGCAAAGATTCTTGAGACTTCTACTCCCCCTCATTCTATTACAAGCTGCTCTGAAACAGGCTGCCAGGTAAAACCCTAATGAACAGCAGTTGATGTGGACTTTAAAGGGTGGGCACACGGCCCACGTGCTCCCGGTTATCTGCGGAACAACACGCTCCTCAAGCACACCACAGACACCCCCTTGCACTCAGTGCCTTAAAACAGGCAAGTGCAGAGCAAAAAGAACAATGTCACACGTGTTTTGAGATCTGGTACCCAAGTAAGAAAAGAAATGGTCACAGCTGCAGGCTGCTTGTCAGATCTGAAGAGCCAGAATGAGATACTGAATGAGACAGCAGGCCCTAAAGTGAGGTGTTAAGTCTTTAAATGCAGCACCACAAAGTCTTCCTTCATTCATGAAAATTCAATTTGTCTTTTTCACATTGCAGAGGAGTTAAAGGTCTcctgacttttaaaaaaagcaatgaacattttcattttcttaaggTTTTGGGGTTGGGGGTGTTTCTTTTGGGTTGGGCGGGTTCatagtttggtttttatttggttttggggtggtttttttggtcttttgCAGGGGGAGCATCCTCCTTGCTATTAGATTGCAACTTTCTTATTTCATGTATCTGTACTTTCCTTCTTAATATCAAGTATCTTTCTCACAAAAAGGTGTCCACAATCAAGTTTTCAAGTTTGAGAAATATGTTTGAAAATGGCACAGCCAGCTGCAGTAGAATTATAGATTTATAGATAATTTTGTTGAGAATTGCAAACCCAAAAATTATATTCATCAGCTACCTGGATAAGCATCTGAggttttctgaattttaaacaCTGAAGGGAAAAAGTGTGATGTGAAGGTAGGTAGCATTCCACAGAGGAATACAGTACTGAAAACCCACCACAAAGGTGTTTTGGTTATTGGTCCCTTCCAAAATGTCAGCTTACCAAACAGTATTCACTTAACTCCCAGCACATGAGCATATGCAGAAGAAACAtgactaataataataataatagtccTTCCTACTGCACATATTCAAGTAATAAGTTATCACACTACTTCACAAGCACAAAACTCAAGGCACCACAACAAAGTATTATTGCTCAAACACGAACACCTCTCCAGACCAATGTATTTCAGAAGCAGGATACATGTAGATTTGGGGCTTTTTCAGTCCCATAGGAAACAAGTACTTGCAACAATCATCCTGCAAGTCAACCAGCATTCTTCCCAGAAGGCTTCTTCACAGTGGACCAGAGCTCCCTTCACATTTTTCAAGGACTTGTATTCATacagcctgctgcagagggCAGCTCCACTGTTTTCCCATTCCCATATCCCAGCAATATGAGGCTCTGTCCTTAGAGCTAAGTGCCAGAGAGGCAACTACCACATCAGCCATGTGGAGGCCAAGGCCGGGGCAGCAGCGTGTTTCCTGACTCTCTATCCCAACGACTTCACCTGTGAGAAGCCCACAGCAAAAAGCCTGATTTAGTTAAAGCCTGATTTTTAATTTGGCTGTTTTCAAGCTCCTTGGTTTTCCTGAAAACCACAACCATACTGTGTTCTCAGTCACCACTTTCACATTTCAAAATTCATCTGGTTTTTATTTCTACAGTACCCACTTAAAAGAGCACAAGGATTTAGTGATAGCAAATTAGTACCAAGATTTAGGAGTCAGTCTctagaaaaaaatgcagctacCAATATTTGAGATAATACACAATTACTATAATGCACTAAGATCTACCTGAAGCATCTAGATCCAAGTTCTACATCTTACTTTCCTCTTGTCTCTTTCAACAGCCATTTTGCACCAAAAAATGTTCACATAAAGTTCTCTGAATGTATTAAAAGAGGGGAGAGGATGGATAGGCAATCATTTGCACACACACCTAAGAGAAAGTTAAAAATATGGTTTATTTGAAACAGTGAAACCAAAATCCAATAAATAAACCGTTTAATATCAACACTGGACACTATGTAGGAAAACTGGTAAGACTGGATTGGTCCCTTTTGCCCCAAGCATGGATGAACCATGAAATGActtcccagctccccacagccacGCTGCTCTCTCTACAATCTTTCCCCATTCATGGCAAGCCTTCCCCAGATGCACACTGCCAAATTCCCATCCCGGAGTCTCACCAGAACCAGCAGAACCACCATAAAGATGACAGGGCTCACAGGGCAGAGACTGTAGGAGCGAGAGTAAGTGTCTACATTTCAGGACTTCCAGACAGCATTCCTCTTCCTCACTCACAGCCCTCTGAACAGGTTTCACGAACTGTGTGCTATGGCcaagtatattttattttttaatttttaatgagcTAGTATGAGGCTATAAGAACACAGTTTCTTAATCATTTTTTGGGGTGGCGTGCAACTGATcctataaatattatttatttttgtttaacaCTGCTATTAAATCACTAGGTTTTTCCAAATAGCAGTAACTGTGTTACATACACATTAAAACTCTTTGATgcaataaatatgaaaatattatgATTTTATCCAAAATAGAACTCCAAACAGCTTATAAAGCCTCAGGCAGGAAGTCACGAAATTCTGCTAAACGTGTCATGCCCTTTCAGAGACAGCGATAATACATTTTGCATCTGCTTTAACAAGTTCCTACAGCACAGGGAAAAAGTCTACTGACTACcttaaaaatagaaatcagCTTGGGCATATCACCCTTTCCTTCTAACACTGGCACAAGTgaactttgtttttttcttctgagaaaggagggtggggagaggggggtgaagaggaggaaataaaaccaaTGCGTCTTACAGGTTATTTATTATGAAACTGGCTGTTGGTACTGGAGGCGCTCTTAGACAAGCCAGATGAAAACAAGCATAACCAGAAAGGACAGCACTCAAGGCCTCGATGTGGCCACCAGTTTGTGCTTCAACTCAAGTGAACCTTCCCAACAGCTCTTCTGTAATCTGCAACAGAGATGTCAGTCCATACTGAAGGTAAGTCTCTTTGGGTTTATACTGCTGTGATGCTCTCTACAGGCCAACAACAACCAGTTACTACACGAATATCATGGGCTCGAGTACTCAAGAATTTAAAGTCTTGATGCTACCAATTCATCCAGCTTCAGTTTGTACCATTTCTGACCCAAGGGACTTCAAGTCAGGGATCTAATTTGCAGGGGAGTAGGCTCTGCTCAGTTACTACTGCATAAAACAGCAGTTTAAAAAGTCAGATTTTTCACCATATTTGGGTGATATTTGGATAGGGCTTCTACACTTAAGTGACATGCACAGAGGCCATATAGTCTGTGTATCAAAGTAATTTGACACTCTCCAAAGCAGCTCtgttttttgaaaaagaaaataaaataaatgctgctTTGAACAACAGGTAAACAACCAGGCTTCAACACCAAATGAAAAGGATAAACACCTCTGGTTAGCAAGATCTATTTAACAGATAACACAATCATTTCAACTCAGTTCACTGTAACACTCCAATGGGCACCCAAAAGCCCCTTATGTTAATACTCAGCAGGAACCACAGATCACCAGATTTAACTGGCAAAGGTATTGTGACcgaggaaaaaaatcacaatgcCATGTATTTCACACCTACCAGCACGCTGGGAATTTGAAAGGGCAATGGATGTAATGGCTGCAATCACTGCTTCAGTAGATAAACCAGAAACAGGTTAAAAATATCAGGACTTAAAAATACGAATAATCAAATTAATCTTTTTCACATAGTTTACCTTGTTATTTTAACCCACATTACACATTTCATTACTTAGAAAAGACGACactgcataaaaataaaataaaataaaatttggttTTAACAAGGACGAGGGTTTTTACATGACAgtataaaaaaatgtaataggAGCctgaaggggaagaaaaagaaacgGAAGcggaacaaaaaaaaaccaaactccccccaaaaaaaccctacaaaacaaagaaacagaacaaaaaccaaaccaaaacaaaaaagaaacaaaaaacaacaaaaaaaaaaaacccaaaaccaaacaagaaaaaaaaaaaaaaccaacaacgaaaaaaaatccccacaacaCTACCcccaggaaagggaaaaagctAAAACAAATTCCAGATGTTTAAGTCTGaaggttttagcttttaaaatacacaaCTACGTGTGCCTTTCACAATAACAGTCACAAGTGAACGATACTTTTTGTATTACTGCACCCTTCAACAGGCCAGTCTGCAAGTTAAAACAAACAATATAATAAACTGCTAAATTATAAGTATGCAATTATGGATTGCTTTTAGCTATTATAAAAAGCTGGGTTACATATCCAATGGTCCATCTTTTAAATTCAAACTGTGCTTCATGTTTTTCAGTTCAGACATACTGAaacccagcagcacagatggTTTGTGATGTTTTATTGCCTTTAAGCAtgtatttctcatttttccaaAGAATGATGCAACATCAATTTTCCACGCGTATAGCAGCAAGGAAAGTAATTCCACCTCTTTTTTAGAAGGATATGGCCTCTTGTGAAAGTAGTCTGACAAAAACTGTTTCTGTGCCTCATATGAATTGTGATCATACTGATTGGGATCTACTGCTAGAAAGCGGAGATCCTCACTAGAAGGAAGTTTTCTCAACTCAGTCCTAATCTTTTGTCGTTTAAAAGGCACTACCCCCGAATTTACTTCATTCTCTGCAGACAGAGCTATGCCAGTACTTAAGCTCAGAGGCTGCTGTTCCTTATTCCTTTGGTCTTCTGCAACAAAGCAGGAATCTGACTGCTTTCTTTTCAGTACCACAGAAAGATGCTTCTCACCATTCACaaacagcagctctttcctCTCAGTACGCTCAAGCTGCATCTTCAGGCTCGAGTTGCTGTCTTTGGGAGCACTTCTACAACGGAGCAAATGTACAGCAATAGCTGTCAGAGTCATATTTCCAGTGTACACACCACAACAGTGGATGCACTTGAAAGCAGGAGACTTTAAAATCGTATGCACAGTCGGCATTATATGATGCCTCTCTTTCAAATGCTTTTCATAGGTTTCTCTACCAGCAAACGTACCTAAGCAAAAGGGACAGGTGAACATTTTTCTGGTGCATCTCCTGTTCACTTGTGCTGTCTGAGGTTTCACTTTGATGTAAACAGGGACAAGAACTGTTGAATATATTCCAACAAGCACTGCCAAATGTACTTCTCTTTCACCCATGTCTTCATCTGGTAGCACTGTGTTGAAATCAAAGTGTGGGAACACAAGGCCACCCTGAGCATCGTTACCTAGCTGAATTCCTCTGTTGCTGTAACTCGCATGCAACTCCTTTCTCCCATTGTGTGCAGTTTTGTTGTGCTCCACGAGGCTTTTTAAGTCATAGAAAGTACCTGTGCAAAACAAGCAGGATAAGCCATGCATGAAGATATGCTTCATGAGctcctcctcacagagaaaacacTTACAAGCGTAACACCGGATCGCCTTTTCTGTCATCCTCAGAAATGATGCACAAGCTGCAAGTTTGTGAGGTTCTGGGGCTTCCACTTTTACTTCAAGTGGTTTGTGGGCCACCTCCATGTGCACCTCGTAGACATTTGAGGGGAAAAGCTCATTGCAAACAGGGCAGGTCTTCCACTGTTTGGCCTGTCTGACAGCCTGGCTTGTTTCAGGAGCAGGCGGGGAGGCCTGCAAGGATACATTGTCAGAGGTCAGAaccacaggaggagagggagcatTGGCTGGCGACTGGGACAGCTGAGCCACTGACCCCGTCTGCACGAGCTGGATAGGCACCTGCGGAGGTGTCACGGTCGCTACTCCACCACCAGGAGGTACAGGCAAAGTAACAGAGACGGGGGCCAGCGTGAAAGTAGGTATCCCATTAACCTGCTTGCCAGTGGGGATCAACTGCCTCAAAATAGAGCCCGCAGTCAAAAAAGCCGTGCTTTGAGAAACTGGAGGCTGAACAGGCTGATTTACTGGGATAAGCGCTGGCGCGACAGGTTGATTAAGCTGAAGGAACCCAGGTCCAACAGGCTGTCTGACAGGAACCACCCCAGGGGCAAGAGGCTGGTTAAGCTGAAGAAGACCCGACCCAACTGTCTGCGTCACAGGAAGGACCCTGGGATCCACGGGTCTGTTCATGTTCCCAAGTGACTGGGTAACAGACAGAACTCCTGGAGCAACTGGCTGATTCACAGGGAGGACTCCTGGTGCAACTGGTTGATTCACAGGGCCGACAGGTTGAGTAGCAGGGAGCGTTCCAGCGGGAACCAGACTGTTTACAGTCCCAATTGTTTGATTAACAGTAAAGAGCCCAGGCCTGACGGGCTGATTAAGAGGAAGAACCGCAGGGGCCACAGCTCTATTTATGTTCCCAACAGAATGATTAAGACGGAGCCCATGAGAAACAAGGACAGCCTGCGAAGGTGATGGCTGAATACCCAGGTTGTTCTGAGCCACGGGAGGATTGCTGGGCACAAGAGCGACCTgtgaggatggagcagcaggagcacaggcagtATTTGGGAGGATGCCAGAGGCACTTGGGACAGTCACTGGTCCAACTGTGTTCTGAACTGCTTGTGTGTGCACCATGCTCTGGTTTTGATTATTCTGTGGAAACGCAACCTGGATGCACGCTGGTGCTGTCACAGAACCTGCTGGGACAACAAGAGGCCCTGCagatggggcagctgctgctacACCTGGGACAGGCTTTGGAGCAATATGCATTTGTTTCACAAGTCCAGGTTTCCTAATGTGTTCCGAAATCAGAGATCGAAGTTTGTTCTCCAGGTCTCTGTGTGTTCCAGCTGTCAAGACATGGTACATTAAAGAATCTGGGCTGTTCGCAGGAGCATTGCATTTTTTACAGTAGAACTCAACTGAATTCGGTGTACTTTCATCACATTTCTCGCCAAAATATGCACTTAGTAGGTTTTCAAAATGGTTCATCAGCACATGTTTCTTCATATTGTAATACAAGGTGTCTGTGAATTGACATTTTAGACACGTGAAGTTTATGATGTCACTCCTAAACTGTTTCATGCCATCCAAAATGCTGACTGTATAGTTCTGTATTCGTTTATTAAACGAATGAAACATCCAGTAGTGTTCTCCCACTACTCTGGGCCGAgaagaaaatgcacattttggGCAAGAAACCACCATCTCTTGGTCCATTTCATCCTCATGGTAACGATGCAAGTGATTCTTGAAAGAAGTAAGCAATTTGGATGAGAACTTGCATAAGCCACAGCAGTACGGCTTTGTTCTGTATCtctgcaaaacaaagaaaaacatccACTTAGAAACTGTCAGTTCCTATGCCACTGTTACCTGTTTAAATCTGCACTATCAGTCAGAAATGCCTCCACTGCATGTACAGCATGTATCTTCTCAGTTTCTTCtggtttttaaaagcagatttaaaGATTACATACTTAAGGGGAGAAACATTTGTGCACCTTTTTTGTTGCATTGTAATTTACTAAGAAGTTTACTTCTACCCTAGTTCATAAGAAGTAATTCTGAAGCCTGTCAGTTTTTAAATACAGGAATCACAGAACAAGACAGAAATATATACTCTTTACAGAAGTTAAGCCTTAGGAATTAGGAATACCACCCCTTTTGACACCTTTAAAGCTTTGTTTAGTTCAGGGCCAGCTCCTGTCTACTggacaaaaagacaaaaagcagaacaggaaaggatttttttctgtatttcaacaGCCTGTTCTTTGCAGAAAACTCTCCAGACCTTCCCAACAAGGCCATaaacaaagattttttaaagaacattcTTTAGGAGCCAAAATAATAATAGGAAGTAGTAAAACCTCCTGTTATGATACAACAGCGATGTATTAACTCATACATACAATTTATATTAACTCATACATACTGGGCATCATAGAATTTTTTTGTGACATTTCCTCGAAAACACTCAGTATAGAGCACACACACTCCTCTCAGAAAAGTATTTTAACTGCTTAAGAACACATCTATCTTGCACTAACCAGTGATTTGCTCCCTCAGTTATATGTCACATGACAGCACTGCTTTTCATATTCACATGAGCATCATTTGTTCTTTCTGAAAAACTGGTAGCCCCACCAATCATTTTTTCTGATCAACTTCCTAACCCTGGCTCCTGCCAAAAACTACAGAATCAGTCACAGCAACACACATGTGACAAATCTGCACACTCAAAAATCTAGTGGAATCTGTCTGTTCCCTCAGACATGTTTTTCACCTCACTAATTTCTGCCTTCACGAAACAGAACCCAAAGAGAACAAGCTGTTCTGCCACTACAGCATCCAGCCCAGTTAGATCACAACATGTGCaggtatttttttttgccatgtcATAAACCATGCAGGTTACAGTCAGCCATCTACAGACAATAGACAGCCATCTCCTAGCAGTACCAGGAGTATCCATGCTGGGTGTCCCCCAGCCAGGGAATAATgtgctctgactccatgattcagaaggctgaacaaatTCTTTATTAAGTTATATTATATCACATTCTACTACCACActaatactatactaaagaaaaacccatgaCCCTTTTCAGACAGTCACGACACAGCTTTGACCCAAGTGGTCAATCAGTCCAAACAATCATCACTAGAGTCCAATTAACAAATCCATTTCAGTAAACAATCTCCACAACACAATCCACATGGgccaaacaacaggagcagcaactAGAGATAAGAActgttttcctccttctttctctgagcttttcCAATGCCTTgcccaggaaaaatcctgggagagagaattatgtctctctctgttcagagaatgtgaatacCACACTAGGAGAGTCTCCTGATGATAACCAATTCAAAAGACTGAGTCAGACAATGCCACTGGCTGGCTAAGGCTGCTGAAGAAGCACACTGCTAAG
Protein-coding sequences here:
- the ADNP2 gene encoding activity-dependent neuroprotector homeobox protein 2, with the protein product MFQLPVQNLDNVRKARKKVKDILVDLGLDSCRELLKNLKSFDAGENYFCNTSWSDVSPWEPVGKRKRYRTKPYCCGLCKFSSKLLTSFKNHLHRYHEDEMDQEMVVSCPKCAFSSRPRVVGEHYWMFHSFNKRIQNYTVSILDGMKQFRSDIINFTCLKCQFTDTLYYNMKKHVLMNHFENLLSAYFGEKCDESTPNSVEFYCKKCNAPANSPDSLMYHVLTAGTHRDLENKLRSLISEHIRKPGLVKQMHIAPKPVPGVAAAAPSAGPLVVPAGSVTAPACIQVAFPQNNQNQSMVHTQAVQNTVGPVTVPSASGILPNTACAPAAPSSQVALVPSNPPVAQNNLGIQPSPSQAVLVSHGLRLNHSVGNINRAVAPAVLPLNQPVRPGLFTVNQTIGTVNSLVPAGTLPATQPVGPVNQPVAPGVLPVNQPVAPGVLSVTQSLGNMNRPVDPRVLPVTQTVGSGLLQLNQPLAPGVVPVRQPVGPGFLQLNQPVAPALIPVNQPVQPPVSQSTAFLTAGSILRQLIPTGKQVNGIPTFTLAPVSVTLPVPPGGGVATVTPPQVPIQLVQTGSVAQLSQSPANAPSPPVVLTSDNVSLQASPPAPETSQAVRQAKQWKTCPVCNELFPSNVYEVHMEVAHKPLEVKVEAPEPHKLAACASFLRMTEKAIRCYACKCFLCEEELMKHIFMHGLSCLFCTGTFYDLKSLVEHNKTAHNGRKELHASYSNRGIQLGNDAQGGLVFPHFDFNTVLPDEDMGEREVHLAVLVGIYSTVLVPVYIKVKPQTAQVNRRCTRKMFTCPFCLGTFAGRETYEKHLKERHHIMPTVHTILKSPAFKCIHCCGVYTGNMTLTAIAVHLLRCRSAPKDSNSSLKMQLERTERKELLFVNGEKHLSVVLKRKQSDSCFVAEDQRNKEQQPLSLSTGIALSAENEVNSGVVPFKRQKIRTELRKLPSSEDLRFLAVDPNQYDHNSYEAQKQFLSDYFHKRPYPSKKEVELLSLLLYAWKIDVASFFGKMRNTCLKAIKHHKPSVLLGFSMSELKNMKHSLNLKDGPLDM